One Nitrospira sp. genomic region harbors:
- a CDS encoding glucose-6-phosphate isomerase, translating into MAIPSREHLAETYDALIRDARESVVRNQVVERLWSKDHRLWKPDPAEIANRLGWLTLPDGMLAHVQALKIVAVTARKESIRDIVLLGMGGSSLGPEVFRASFGSKKGAPRLWVLDSTVPGWVRLVTKSIHPARTLFLVASKSGGTIEVMSLFAHFWKLVAGAKGNRGGQQFIAITDPGTGLETMAREHGFRQIFSNPSDIGGRYSVLSLFGLVPAALMGLDISRLLERAGKMADRCRESRVIEDNPGAYLGLAMGALAKAGRDKVTILASSPIDTFGLWAEQLIAESTGKETKGIVPVAQEPVLAPGMYGSDRLFIYLRLKGATNEALDRQVGALARAGHPVLTFALRDPYDLGAEFFRWEYATAVAGHVLGIQPFDQPNVQESKDNTRRVLDGYQATGRLPETTVSSPREAAAGLASHLPAGSYVAILAYTTPSKPLEAAIRRLRKALVQQHHVTTTFGYGPRYLHSTGQLHKGGPASGVFLELVDRMTPDLPIPAQTFSFGTLAKAQATGDLESLQAHGRPAIRVMLGANPVATVNAIVSRLCPVPRRPRRKAISVERHASRRHR; encoded by the coding sequence ATGGCCATTCCTTCCAGAGAGCATCTTGCCGAGACGTACGACGCATTGATCCGCGATGCGAGGGAATCGGTCGTTCGCAATCAAGTTGTGGAGAGACTGTGGTCCAAAGATCATCGGCTGTGGAAGCCTGATCCCGCTGAAATTGCCAATCGGCTGGGGTGGCTGACCTTGCCCGACGGCATGCTTGCGCACGTGCAGGCGTTGAAAATAGTGGCTGTCACGGCGAGGAAAGAGAGCATCAGGGATATCGTCCTGCTCGGCATGGGCGGCAGCAGCCTCGGCCCCGAAGTCTTTCGTGCATCGTTCGGTTCAAAGAAGGGGGCCCCGCGCCTCTGGGTACTCGACTCGACCGTGCCGGGATGGGTTCGTCTGGTGACCAAATCGATTCATCCTGCCCGCACGCTCTTTCTCGTGGCCAGCAAGTCGGGTGGGACAATCGAGGTCATGTCGCTCTTCGCCCACTTCTGGAAGCTTGTAGCGGGAGCGAAGGGCAATCGCGGAGGACAGCAGTTCATTGCTATCACCGATCCAGGCACCGGTCTCGAGACCATGGCGCGTGAACACGGCTTTCGGCAAATTTTCAGCAATCCGTCTGATATCGGGGGACGCTATTCCGTCCTCTCATTGTTTGGATTAGTCCCGGCGGCATTGATGGGCCTGGATATTTCTCGATTATTGGAGCGCGCTGGGAAGATGGCCGACCGCTGTCGCGAGAGTCGTGTGATAGAAGACAACCCGGGTGCCTACCTTGGATTGGCGATGGGGGCGCTCGCCAAAGCCGGGAGGGACAAGGTGACCATTCTCGCGTCCTCCCCCATCGATACCTTTGGCTTGTGGGCCGAGCAATTAATAGCTGAGAGTACCGGCAAAGAAACCAAGGGGATTGTCCCGGTCGCGCAGGAGCCGGTGCTTGCACCGGGGATGTATGGATCCGATCGATTGTTCATTTATCTCAGGCTGAAGGGCGCAACAAACGAGGCCTTGGATCGTCAGGTGGGGGCCCTCGCGCGCGCGGGCCATCCCGTTCTCACGTTTGCGCTTCGTGATCCGTATGATCTCGGTGCTGAATTTTTCCGTTGGGAATATGCGACCGCTGTTGCAGGCCATGTTCTCGGTATCCAGCCGTTCGATCAGCCGAATGTACAGGAGAGTAAAGACAATACCAGGCGAGTGCTCGATGGCTATCAGGCCACCGGCCGGCTGCCTGAAACTACGGTGAGTAGTCCGCGTGAAGCGGCTGCCGGGCTGGCTAGCCACCTCCCCGCCGGTTCCTATGTCGCCATCTTGGCGTATACGACGCCCTCAAAGCCTCTCGAAGCCGCGATCCGTCGTCTGAGGAAGGCCTTGGTGCAGCAGCATCATGTCACGACAACGTTCGGGTACGGCCCCCGCTACTTGCATTCGACCGGACAGTTGCACAAAGGCGGACCGGCGAGCGGCGTCTTTCTGGAGCTCGTCGATCGTATGACGCCGGATCTCCCGATTCCGGCGCAAACTTTTTCATTCGGCACTTTGGCAAAGGCCCAGGCGACCGGCGATCTTGAATCGTTGCAGGCTCACGGCCGTCCCGCAATTCGGGTCATGCTTGGGGCCAACCCGGTAGCCACAGTCAACGCCATAGTCAGCCGGCTCTGCCCTGTTCCGCGACGGCCACGTCGGAAAGCCATCTCGGTGGAACGGCATGCGAGCCGTCGTCATCGGTAA
- the pgl gene encoding 6-phosphogluconolactonase, whose product MRAVVIGNMSSSPDILVCQPGQGWLDQACGLFRDITDQAVQSQGSCVVALSGGSTPRALYGALTSPEWKTQCQWDRMIFLFGDERGVPPDHPDSNYGLALEALFRPLGIGSSQVHRMKGESADLRLAAADYERTVRALTHSPSPAIPRLDLVLLGLGEDGHTASLFPGTPALSEANHLVTVGLSPKGIPSRLTLTLGVINRATVVLFLVTGAGKAETVRAVLQSQTQAERALPAAQVKPDSGRLLWLLDESAAAALMR is encoded by the coding sequence ATGCGAGCCGTCGTCATCGGTAACATGTCGTCTTCTCCCGATATTCTGGTGTGTCAGCCTGGTCAGGGTTGGCTCGACCAGGCGTGCGGCCTCTTCCGAGACATCACCGATCAGGCCGTTCAGTCACAGGGTTCTTGTGTCGTTGCTCTTTCCGGAGGATCGACTCCCCGAGCACTCTATGGAGCGCTGACGTCGCCTGAATGGAAAACTCAATGTCAGTGGGATCGAATGATCTTTCTGTTCGGCGATGAGCGCGGCGTCCCACCCGATCACCCCGACAGCAACTATGGACTCGCCCTGGAGGCATTGTTTCGCCCGTTGGGGATCGGATCGTCACAGGTCCATCGAATGAAAGGCGAATCCGCAGACCTCAGATTGGCCGCGGCGGATTATGAGCGGACGGTCAGGGCCCTCACGCATAGTCCCTCACCGGCGATACCCCGTTTGGACCTGGTTCTTCTCGGTTTGGGCGAGGATGGTCATACGGCATCGCTCTTTCCAGGGACGCCCGCCTTGTCAGAGGCGAATCATCTGGTCACGGTCGGGCTATCGCCGAAAGGGATTCCTTCTCGTTTGACCCTGACCCTAGGTGTGATCAACCGGGCGACTGTGGTACTGTTCCTCGTGACCGGCGCCGGGAAGGCGGAGACGGTTCGTGCGGTGCTCCAGTCGCAAACCCAGGCGGAGCGGGCACTGCCGGCGGCTCAGGTAAAGCCGGACAGCGGACGGCTTCTGTGGTTGCTCGATGAATCCGCGGCGGCCGCTCTCATGCGATAA
- the glk gene encoding glucokinase has product MILAGDIGGTKTNLALYDWPAERVEPVRLETFHSADYKSLEEILEEFLTPPKPPMLLDDIEVAASSAEETEVESLPEEPIKLTAACFGVAGPVIENHSRTTNLPWVVDGAAIAKRFDIPRVQLLNDLEATAYGILLLRPDELEVLNPGNPPKKRQALALIAAGTGLGEAILFWDGKSYRPMPSEGGHADFAPNNDYEIELLRYLRSQFLHVSYERILSGPGLNAIYEYVRDTKKNEPTWLAEKIKAGDPAAEIAEAGLKGQADIAKQTLDLFASIYGAEAGNLALKALSLDGVYVAGGMAPKLIKKLQDGTFMKAFINKGRYKRLLSNMPVKVVMNQQTALLGAASVAAALSQGPTP; this is encoded by the coding sequence ATGATTCTGGCAGGCGATATTGGTGGAACCAAGACGAATCTAGCCCTCTATGATTGGCCCGCCGAGCGGGTGGAACCGGTGAGGCTCGAGACCTTTCATAGTGCCGACTACAAATCACTCGAGGAGATTCTGGAAGAATTTCTCACACCGCCGAAGCCGCCGATGCTGTTGGACGATATCGAAGTCGCGGCGTCCAGTGCGGAAGAGACGGAGGTGGAATCCCTTCCGGAAGAACCCATCAAGCTCACTGCGGCCTGCTTTGGGGTTGCCGGCCCGGTGATCGAAAATCATTCCCGGACGACCAACTTGCCGTGGGTGGTGGATGGGGCGGCGATAGCCAAACGATTCGATATTCCCCGCGTGCAACTGCTCAACGATCTTGAGGCGACCGCCTACGGGATCCTACTCTTACGGCCTGATGAACTGGAGGTGCTCAATCCCGGCAATCCTCCGAAAAAACGCCAGGCGCTGGCGCTCATTGCGGCCGGGACCGGGCTCGGCGAGGCGATTCTCTTCTGGGACGGCAAGTCCTATCGTCCGATGCCGTCGGAAGGCGGCCATGCCGACTTCGCTCCGAACAACGACTACGAGATCGAACTGCTGCGCTACCTGCGCAGCCAATTCCTCCACGTCAGTTATGAGCGAATTCTTTCAGGCCCCGGGCTGAATGCGATCTACGAATATGTTCGTGACACGAAAAAGAATGAACCGACGTGGCTTGCAGAAAAAATTAAAGCCGGTGATCCGGCTGCCGAAATTGCCGAGGCTGGCCTGAAGGGCCAGGCCGACATTGCCAAGCAGACGTTAGATTTGTTTGCTTCTATCTACGGCGCGGAAGCTGGCAATCTGGCGCTCAAAGCGTTATCGCTCGACGGTGTGTATGTGGCCGGTGGGATGGCCCCGAAGCTGATCAAAAAGCTCCAGGATGGCACATTCATGAAAGCCTTTATCAACAAAGGCCGGTACAAGCGCTTGCTGAGCAACATGCCGGTAAAAGTTGTGATGAACCAACAGACTGCCCTGCTTGGCGCCGCATCAGTCGCCGCCGCGCTATCTCAGGGGCCGACGCCATGA
- the rpiA gene encoding ribose-5-phosphate isomerase RpiA produces the protein MTTHLDLDRLKKAAALEAVEFVRDGMIVGLGTGSTAKHMVIALGEKVRAGMRLRGVPTSHETAALAKEAGIILIDTDNRWEIDVAIDGADQVDPGFNLIKGGGGALLKEKIVAASAKQFIVLVDYTKQVPVLGGSFPLPIEIIPFGWGSTAREIESLTKSRVVLREKNGAPFRTEAGNLIVDVHIARIHHPKDLEIALNQIPGVVETGLFIGRTSILIVGSPHGVDIHHAPEQ, from the coding sequence ATGACTACGCACTTAGATCTCGATCGACTGAAGAAAGCCGCGGCATTGGAAGCCGTCGAGTTCGTTCGCGACGGGATGATCGTGGGGCTCGGGACCGGTTCAACAGCTAAGCATATGGTTATCGCGCTTGGTGAAAAGGTTCGAGCTGGAATGAGGCTGCGCGGGGTTCCCACATCGCATGAAACCGCGGCGCTGGCCAAAGAGGCGGGCATCATCTTGATCGATACCGACAACCGTTGGGAGATCGATGTGGCGATCGATGGCGCCGATCAAGTTGATCCAGGTTTCAACCTGATCAAGGGCGGCGGAGGCGCTCTCCTGAAGGAAAAGATTGTGGCGGCTTCGGCCAAGCAGTTCATTGTGTTGGTGGATTACACGAAGCAAGTCCCCGTGCTGGGAGGATCATTCCCCCTCCCGATCGAAATCATTCCATTTGGTTGGGGGAGTACGGCACGTGAGATCGAGTCCTTGACCAAAAGTCGAGTGGTACTCAGGGAGAAAAACGGAGCCCCGTTCAGGACCGAAGCAGGGAATCTGATCGTGGATGTGCATATTGCGCGGATCCACCATCCGAAGGATCTAGAAATAGCATTGAACCAGATTCCTGGAGTTGTGGAAACCGGTCTGTTCATCGGTCGAACGAGTATATTGATCGTCGGTTCCCCTCACGGAGTCGACATTCACCATGCGCCGGAGCAATGA
- a CDS encoding M1 family metallopeptidase, with protein sequence MNIDDASGSLDPYRLPRHVVPHRYDLRLEPDLHSATFSGVAVVTVTVAQSTSTVILNAVDLTISSATLEGTAGGRLDATVEVDSAMQRCRLTFPRPLAVGESQLTLVFQGTLNDHLRGFYRSTYKDQSGATHTMAATQFEATDARRAFPCWDEPDFKAVFATTLVIDPSLTAVSNTSVASDSVQSGKRVMRFADSMKMSTYLVAFIVGQLEATKAMYIGNTPLRLWTVPGKQPLTRFGHEIAAASLTFFEDYYGIPYPGDKLDLLAIPDFASGAMENLGAITFRETALLVDERSGTHAERERVADVVAHENAHMWFGDLVTMSWWNGLWLNEAFATFMEMLAVDAWKPEWKRWDAFGVSRAAAFSVDGLLSTRPIEYPVRAPKDADAMFDVLTYEKGASVLRMLEQHIGPAVFREGVRQYLRAHAYGNADTNDLWVALGQAAKQAVPELMDGWIFQPGYPLVTVRQRSETELVLSQQRFTYLASPESTEQRWQIPVPLRITSGGITEHRRLLLTDREMHVSLPKGVQHLFANEAGHGFYRVRYESPLLQRILEAGVDRLAPSERFNLVSDVWATTVSGLTPLSDYLYLTSRFTGERDKNVWAVILDSLSFLNRVIAAEDRPVLEAFVRARLLPAVTELTWQPKPGEDELVKQLRGELIGALGKLGNDPATHAQAAEQYRLYSTDPSRVDPNIVPALVSILAHTGDEVRYTEFFDRSRSATTPQEERRYLFALAAFQVPALLARTLARTINGEIRIQDAPFVVSAVLGNVYGREQAWEFVKTNWDQMDRLFPKQGLRRMCGGVVALATPELEQDVREFFHSRKIDLGGKTLDQYLEQLRIAVTFRERECDGLQTYLRSQQPGADS encoded by the coding sequence ATGAACATCGATGATGCTTCCGGCAGTCTGGATCCCTATCGTTTACCCAGGCACGTTGTGCCGCATCGCTACGATTTACGGTTGGAGCCGGATCTTCACTCCGCGACCTTTTCAGGCGTCGCCGTCGTCACAGTCACGGTCGCACAATCGACCAGCACCGTCATTCTGAACGCGGTCGATCTCACGATATCATCGGCGACGCTCGAAGGGACGGCCGGCGGTCGGCTTGATGCAACGGTCGAGGTCGATTCGGCGATGCAGCGGTGCCGGCTGACGTTTCCTCGTCCCCTTGCCGTGGGAGAGTCGCAGCTGACGCTGGTGTTTCAAGGAACGTTGAACGACCACCTGCGCGGCTTCTATCGCAGTACGTATAAAGATCAGTCCGGCGCGACCCACACTATGGCGGCCACACAGTTTGAAGCGACCGATGCACGACGAGCCTTCCCTTGCTGGGATGAGCCTGACTTCAAAGCTGTTTTCGCCACAACTCTGGTCATCGATCCGAGTCTCACAGCGGTTTCGAACACCTCCGTCGCGTCCGACTCGGTTCAATCCGGCAAAAGAGTCATGCGGTTTGCCGACAGTATGAAGATGTCCACCTATCTCGTCGCCTTCATTGTCGGGCAACTCGAAGCGACCAAGGCGATGTACATCGGCAACACTCCACTGCGCCTCTGGACCGTTCCTGGGAAACAGCCTCTCACGCGGTTCGGGCATGAAATCGCTGCGGCTTCGCTGACGTTCTTTGAAGACTACTACGGGATCCCCTATCCGGGAGATAAGCTCGATCTTCTCGCCATTCCAGACTTCGCTTCCGGGGCGATGGAAAACCTGGGCGCCATTACATTTCGGGAAACCGCTTTACTTGTGGATGAGCGGTCCGGCACGCATGCGGAGCGGGAGCGGGTGGCTGACGTCGTCGCCCATGAGAACGCCCATATGTGGTTCGGTGATCTCGTCACCATGTCCTGGTGGAACGGGCTCTGGCTGAACGAAGCCTTCGCCACGTTTATGGAAATGCTGGCGGTGGATGCCTGGAAGCCCGAGTGGAAACGCTGGGACGCGTTCGGTGTCTCGCGAGCCGCGGCCTTCTCCGTGGACGGCCTGCTGAGCACGCGTCCGATCGAGTATCCCGTTCGCGCTCCCAAAGATGCCGATGCCATGTTCGACGTGCTGACCTACGAAAAAGGGGCCTCCGTCCTTCGCATGCTTGAGCAGCATATCGGGCCGGCTGTCTTTCGCGAGGGCGTGCGTCAGTATCTCCGCGCCCATGCATACGGCAATGCTGACACCAATGATCTGTGGGTGGCATTGGGACAGGCGGCGAAGCAGGCGGTTCCCGAACTCATGGACGGCTGGATTTTTCAGCCGGGCTATCCCCTCGTGACGGTGCGCCAGCGGAGCGAGACGGAACTCGTGCTCTCTCAGCAGCGATTTACCTACCTCGCATCTCCGGAATCGACCGAACAGCGATGGCAGATTCCCGTGCCGCTCCGGATCACCTCCGGCGGCATCACCGAACATCGCCGGCTGCTCTTGACCGATCGCGAGATGCACGTGAGCCTTCCGAAAGGAGTCCAGCATCTGTTCGCGAACGAAGCCGGGCACGGATTCTATCGAGTGCGATACGAATCTCCATTGCTTCAGCGGATCCTGGAAGCCGGAGTCGATCGCCTCGCGCCGAGCGAGCGGTTCAATTTGGTCAGCGATGTTTGGGCGACGACGGTCTCAGGGCTCACTCCATTGTCCGATTATTTGTACCTGACCAGCCGCTTCACAGGTGAGCGGGATAAGAATGTGTGGGCCGTCATCCTCGACTCATTGTCATTCTTGAACCGCGTCATCGCGGCTGAAGACCGGCCAGTCCTGGAAGCCTTCGTTCGTGCGCGTCTTCTGCCTGCCGTGACAGAACTCACCTGGCAGCCGAAGCCTGGCGAGGACGAATTGGTCAAGCAGTTGCGAGGGGAGCTCATCGGCGCATTGGGAAAACTCGGCAACGACCCGGCTACTCACGCGCAAGCAGCGGAGCAGTACCGGTTGTACAGCACAGATCCTTCGCGAGTTGACCCGAATATCGTCCCTGCGCTCGTCTCCATCCTGGCCCACACCGGTGACGAGGTGCGCTACACCGAGTTTTTCGATCGCTCACGAAGTGCCACGACGCCGCAAGAGGAGCGGCGGTATCTCTTTGCGCTCGCGGCCTTTCAAGTCCCGGCGTTGCTTGCGCGTACCCTCGCCCGTACGATCAACGGTGAGATTCGGATTCAGGATGCGCCGTTTGTGGTTAGTGCTGTGTTGGGGAATGTGTATGGTCGTGAACAAGCCTGGGAATTTGTGAAAACAAACTGGGATCAGATGGACCGGCTTTTCCCCAAGCAAGGCCTCCGGCGTATGTGCGGCGGTGTTGTCGCATTGGCCACTCCTGAACTTGAGCAGGACGTGCGCGAATTCTTTCATTCCCGCAAGATCGATCTGGGCGGAAAAACGCTGGACCAATATCTGGAGCAGCTGCGGATCGCCGTGACCTTCCGCGAACGAGAGTGCGACGGATTGCAGACCTATCTCCGATCACAACAACCCGGAGCGGATTCATGA
- a CDS encoding VOC family protein has product MIKHIAFTVYPVTDMPRARRFYEEVLGLRLARRESHAFEWVEYDLDGGTFALTNLKEGGAPSADAGGSIAFEVQNVDDVIEQLRAKGVRVKLEPLSTPVCRLAVILDSEGNALTLHQVTQPW; this is encoded by the coding sequence ATGATCAAGCACATCGCCTTCACGGTGTACCCTGTCACGGACATGCCTCGGGCACGACGGTTTTATGAGGAGGTCCTCGGTCTTCGCCTGGCTCGCCGCGAGTCGCACGCGTTCGAATGGGTCGAATATGATCTTGATGGGGGGACGTTCGCCCTCACCAACTTGAAAGAAGGAGGAGCCCCCAGTGCCGATGCAGGCGGCAGCATCGCCTTCGAAGTGCAGAACGTCGATGACGTGATCGAACAGCTTCGAGCGAAGGGGGTGCGGGTGAAACTCGAACCGCTCTCCACACCTGTCTGCCGCCTCGCCGTGATTCTGGACTCCGAGGGCAACGCCCTTACCCTGCATCAGGTGACGCAACCCTGGTAG